In Streptomyces hawaiiensis, one genomic interval encodes:
- a CDS encoding ATP-dependent Clp protease proteolytic subunit, which translates to MKELTGRTLGASRWNLNDQVMHRLMDERIIMLGQEVDDAGSNAICSQLLLLAGDSPRDISLYINSPGGSVTAGMAIYDTMNYIENDVVTVAMGTAASMGQFLLTAGTPGKRIVLPHAEILMHQPSAGLGGSASDIKIHAERLIRVKKRMIDITAQHTGRTVEEIKRDSDRDRWFSADEAVEYGLADRVEYVAATVPGNIGAAK; encoded by the coding sequence ATTAAGGAACTGACGGGTCGCACCCTCGGCGCATCACGGTGGAACCTGAACGACCAGGTAATGCATCGCCTCATGGACGAGCGTATTATTATGCTGGGTCAAGAGGTCGATGACGCCGGAAGCAATGCGATTTGCTCGCAACTGCTTCTGTTGGCAGGAGATTCCCCTCGCGACATCAGCCTTTATATCAACTCACCGGGTGGGTCCGTCACCGCGGGAATGGCTATCTACGACACCATGAACTACATCGAGAACGATGTAGTCACAGTAGCGATGGGGACCGCAGCCTCGATGGGCCAATTCCTCCTGACTGCGGGCACCCCAGGCAAGCGCATCGTTCTGCCTCATGCGGAAATCCTCATGCACCAGCCCTCTGCCGGTCTCGGCGGCTCTGCCAGTGACATCAAGATTCATGCCGAGCGACTCATTCGTGTCAAAAAGCGCATGATTGACATCACGGCTCAGCACACCGGACGGACTGTCGAGGAGATTAAGCGGGATTCAGACCGCGACAGGTGGTTCTCCGCTGACGAAGCAGTCGAGTACGGCCTCGCCGACAGGGTTGAATATGTAGCCGCTACCGTTCCTGGCAATATCGGGGCAGCGAAGTAG
- a CDS encoding IS110 family transposase produces the protein MECTGSYGAALARFLSRENVQVVEVNQPDRAMRHKHGKTDAVDAEAAARAVLSGHADVTPKTCEDPAADMRVMRLARESAVNARTQAKNQLKAVAARCRTGLLYG, from the coding sequence GTGGAATGCACCGGTTCCTACGGAGCAGCCTTGGCACGCTTCCTGAGCCGGGAGAACGTCCAGGTCGTCGAGGTGAATCAGCCCGACCGCGCCATGCGCCACAAGCACGGCAAGACCGACGCCGTCGATGCGGAGGCCGCCGCCCGCGCCGTGCTGTCCGGGCACGCTGACGTCACGCCCAAGACCTGCGAGGACCCAGCGGCCGACATGCGCGTGATGCGACTGGCGAGGGAGTCAGCCGTCAATGCCCGCACACAGGCGAAGAACCAGCTCAAGGCCGTCGCTGCTCGGTGTCGAACGGGACTGCTGTACGGATAG
- a CDS encoding IS5 family transposase: MRPTLEAWRQARNGIRKPTHDLRALMNAILYVDRTGIPWRYLPHDFPPHQTVYGYFAHWEADGIFDQLTGLLRGKVRQAEGRTSEPSACLIDSQSIKTSATVHLTSQGIDPAKKIIGRKRHIVTDTLGLLLAVAVTAASVHDSAASTQLLTQVRQRHPTITKAWADNGYKTKAIEQAAHLGIDLEIVQHDPTTRGFHVQPRRWVIERTLGWLMHHRRLARDYETHPHRSAAMIQLAAINLMTRRLTHEATTNWRDS; the protein is encoded by the coding sequence ATCCGCCCCACCCTCGAAGCCTGGCGCCAGGCCCGCAACGGCATCCGCAAGCCCACCCACGACCTGCGCGCCCTGATGAACGCCATCCTCTACGTCGACCGCACCGGCATCCCCTGGCGCTACCTGCCCCACGACTTCCCGCCCCACCAGACCGTCTACGGCTACTTCGCCCACTGGGAAGCCGACGGCATCTTCGACCAGCTCACCGGCCTGTTACGCGGCAAAGTCCGCCAGGCCGAAGGCCGCACCAGCGAGCCCAGCGCCTGCCTGATCGACAGCCAGAGCATCAAAACCTCCGCCACCGTCCACCTGACCAGCCAAGGCATCGACCCGGCCAAGAAAATCATCGGCCGCAAACGGCACATCGTCACCGACACCCTCGGCCTCCTGCTAGCCGTAGCCGTCACCGCAGCCAGCGTCCACGACTCCGCCGCCAGCACCCAACTTCTGACCCAAGTCCGCCAGCGCCACCCCACCATCACCAAAGCCTGGGCCGACAACGGCTACAAGACCAAAGCCATAGAACAAGCCGCCCACCTCGGCATCGACCTCGAAATCGTCCAACACGACCCCACCACCCGCGGCTTCCACGTCCAGCCCCGCCGCTGGGTCATCGAACGCACCCTCGGCTGGCTCATGCACCACCGCCGCCTGGCCCGCGACTACGAAACCCACCCACACCGATCAGCCGCCATGATCCAACTGGCTGCCATCAACCTCATGACCCGCCGCCTCACCCACGAAGCCACCACCAACTGGCGCGACAGCTAA
- a CDS encoding ankyrin repeat domain-containing protein, whose product MSDYWTPAHQAVEQEDAEALARLLAAGSDPDEVFSNMTLLTHAIDAEGDGSLQSGQPLTVHTTAVLLAFGADPELADPDGRTPMDTANHYGHDLAVKLLQAHISRRAADNG is encoded by the coding sequence GTGAGCGACTACTGGACGCCCGCGCATCAAGCGGTCGAGCAGGAGGATGCTGAGGCCCTGGCCCGGTTGCTGGCCGCTGGTTCCGATCCCGACGAGGTCTTCAGCAACATGACGCTGCTGACGCACGCAATCGACGCCGAGGGTGATGGCTCCCTGCAGAGCGGGCAGCCGTTGACGGTGCATACCACGGCCGTGTTGCTGGCCTTCGGGGCTGATCCGGAGCTCGCAGACCCAGACGGCCGCACACCCATGGACACGGCCAATCACTACGGCCACGACCTGGCCGTGAAACTGCTGCAGGCCCACATCAGCAGACGAGCCGCCGATAACGGATGA
- a CDS encoding SDR family NAD(P)-dependent oxidoreductase, with protein MVEQRVTIVTGGGTGIGAACARLLREAGHQVVVSGRRPEPLQRLAEETEALACPGDVRDPDAAVSLVNAALTSFGRLDGLVLNAGIGRSGAVGDLSLEDWDDVMRTNVTGPLLLLRAAIPHLLRTRGSVVAVASVSALRNGASNAAYATSKAALLQLCRSLAVDYGRQGLRANIVCPSWVRSEMADRRMARFAADFGLGDGGTEAAYKEATQPLPLGRPGEPREVAEAVSWLLSSAASYINGAVLNVDGGATALDPGTLAFDFRIEPRSAGAR; from the coding sequence ATGGTGGAGCAGCGAGTCACCATTGTAACCGGTGGGGGCACTGGCATCGGGGCAGCATGTGCGCGGCTGTTACGGGAGGCGGGGCACCAGGTGGTCGTCTCCGGACGGCGGCCCGAGCCGTTGCAGCGCCTCGCGGAAGAGACCGAGGCACTGGCCTGCCCGGGAGACGTCCGTGATCCCGATGCCGCTGTCAGCCTTGTCAACGCGGCCCTGACGTCATTCGGCCGACTCGATGGTCTCGTCCTCAACGCTGGCATCGGCCGCAGTGGTGCCGTCGGGGACCTGTCTCTAGAAGACTGGGACGACGTGATGCGCACGAATGTCACCGGTCCGCTTCTGCTCCTGCGTGCGGCAATCCCGCACCTGCTCCGGACTCGTGGATCGGTCGTCGCCGTCGCCTCGGTGTCCGCCCTGCGCAATGGCGCGAGCAATGCCGCGTACGCCACCTCCAAGGCAGCCCTGCTACAGCTTTGCCGCTCCCTGGCCGTCGACTACGGACGGCAGGGGCTGCGTGCCAACATCGTGTGTCCAAGCTGGGTACGCAGCGAGATGGCCGACCGGCGGATGGCGCGCTTCGCCGCAGATTTCGGGCTGGGCGACGGGGGAACAGAGGCCGCCTACAAAGAAGCAACCCAGCCCTTGCCTCTGGGGCGCCCGGGTGAGCCGCGCGAAGTCGCGGAGGCGGTCAGCTGGTTGCTGTCTTCGGCCGCTTCCTATATCAATGGCGCAGTCCTGAACGTCGATGGCGGGGCGACGGCACTTGATCCCGGGACTTTGGCTTTCGACTTCCGCATCGAGCCCCGGAGCGCTGGAGCACGTTAA
- a CDS encoding VOC family protein translates to MSTAFSDTPKTAATSSRSRPATNAATARSRRASCADGDRCRASPTRSLTHHQRPRTRTVSDQYQQATGLEPHPKSDADFAGLNREDGLLIGFQRVDDYRAPSWPDQAVPQQLHLCFDVVDLDEAEARLLELGAGKSDHQPHEDKWGVLTDPAGHPFCIVRG, encoded by the coding sequence TTGTCGACGGCCTTCAGCGACACGCCGAAGACTGCCGCCACGTCTTCACGGTCCCGGCCCGCCACCAACGCCGCCACCGCCCGCAGCCGCAGGGCCTCCTGCGCCGACGGCGACAGATGCCGCGCGTCCCCCACCAGATCGCTCACACACCACCAACGACCCAGAACCCGAACCGTTTCGGATCAATACCAGCAGGCCACCGGCCTTGAACCCCACCCGAAGTCGGACGCCGACTTTGCCGGTCTCAACCGCGAGGACGGACTCCTCATCGGCTTTCAACGGGTCGACGACTACCGAGCGCCGAGCTGGCCGGATCAGGCCGTTCCCCAGCAGCTTCACCTCTGCTTCGACGTCGTGGATCTCGACGAGGCGGAAGCCCGGTTGCTGGAGTTGGGTGCAGGCAAGTCGGATCACCAGCCGCATGAGGACAAGTGGGGAGTCCTAACCGATCCGGCTGGGCATCCTTTCTGCATTGTCAGGGGCTGA
- a CDS encoding IS630 family transposase → MAALVAGRDREDVAAVFGVSLKAVDKWWAKWQAGGREALVMRPRGKPVGVHQVLGEAEQGAVRQAVLDHRPCDVGLSGQLWTRRLIGDLIAKLYRVRLTEPGVGKYLKRWGLSFQRPDKRAVEQDPEAVCRWHQETWPKIRAKAKAEDGQILFADQIGIRSDQVTGRTWGEKGKTPIVRRSGNRFSVNAMSAISTKGRMHFMVFTESFTAEVMCRFLDRLAGHFDHKVHLVVDGHSAHRSKMVRDWLAAHPEAVELHFLPPYSPELNPDELVNADLKHSLPKQHRARDQAELAAETRRFFRRRQRQPHIVRGYFGGPHVRYVLDENPMSF, encoded by the coding sequence GTGGCGGCGTTGGTGGCGGGCCGGGACCGTGAAGACGTGGCGGCAGTCTTCGGCGTGTCGCTGAAGGCCGTCGACAAGTGGTGGGCGAAATGGCAGGCCGGTGGCCGGGAGGCGCTGGTCATGCGCCCGCGCGGTAAGCCGGTGGGGGTGCACCAGGTGCTCGGTGAGGCCGAGCAGGGCGCCGTGCGGCAGGCGGTCCTCGATCACCGGCCCTGTGACGTGGGCCTGAGCGGGCAGTTGTGGACGCGGCGGCTGATCGGTGACCTGATCGCGAAGCTGTACCGGGTGCGGCTGACCGAACCGGGGGTGGGCAAGTACCTGAAGCGGTGGGGGCTGTCCTTCCAGCGTCCGGACAAACGGGCCGTCGAGCAGGACCCCGAGGCCGTGTGCCGCTGGCACCAGGAGACCTGGCCGAAGATCCGCGCGAAGGCGAAGGCCGAAGACGGTCAGATCCTCTTCGCCGACCAGATCGGCATCCGATCCGACCAGGTCACCGGCCGCACCTGGGGCGAGAAAGGGAAGACGCCCATCGTGCGGCGGAGCGGGAATCGGTTCTCCGTGAACGCGATGTCGGCGATCAGTACCAAGGGCCGGATGCACTTCATGGTCTTCACCGAGTCCTTCACAGCCGAGGTGATGTGCCGCTTCCTGGACCGGCTGGCCGGCCACTTCGACCACAAGGTCCACCTCGTGGTCGACGGGCACTCCGCGCACCGCTCGAAGATGGTCCGGGACTGGCTCGCCGCCCACCCCGAGGCCGTCGAGCTGCACTTCCTGCCCCCGTACTCGCCCGAGCTGAACCCCGACGAGCTGGTCAACGCCGACCTCAAACACAGCCTGCCCAAGCAGCACCGAGCCCGAGACCAGGCCGAACTCGCCGCGGAGACCCGCCGCTTCTTCCGCCGACGCCAGCGCCAGCCGCACATCGTCCGCGGCTACTTCGGCGGCCCGCACGTCCGCTACGTCCTGGACGAGAACCCAATGAGTTTTTGA
- a CDS encoding urease accessory protein UreF, which yields MSRTALLVPADGRFPAGGHAHSGGMEAAAASGAVHDTASLEAFCRGRLHTTGLTAAGLAAAAATGHDPLALDDAADARTPAPALRHVARRLGRQLLRAARATWPCADLDHLAHHRPGGVHQPVVLGVVARAAGLSPPDAAHAAAFDSVGGPATAAVRLRSLDPFDAAAVLARLAVECDAVTAAEAAGRVASDGVAILPAVSAPLLDITAEQHAAQTVRLFAS from the coding sequence ATGAGCCGTACCGCCCTGCTCGTCCCGGCCGACGGCCGCTTCCCCGCCGGAGGGCACGCCCACTCCGGCGGCATGGAGGCCGCTGCCGCCTCCGGAGCCGTCCACGACACCGCGAGCCTGGAAGCGTTCTGCCGCGGACGCCTGCACACCACCGGACTGACCGCGGCCGGCCTGGCCGCCGCGGCGGCCACCGGACACGACCCCCTGGCCCTGGACGACGCAGCCGACGCCCGCACGCCGGCACCCGCGCTGCGCCACGTCGCCCGCCGACTGGGCCGGCAACTGCTGCGCGCCGCCCGCGCCACGTGGCCCTGTGCCGACCTCGACCACCTCGCTCACCACCGACCCGGGGGCGTGCATCAGCCGGTCGTCCTCGGTGTCGTGGCGCGGGCCGCCGGGCTGTCCCCGCCGGACGCCGCCCACGCCGCCGCGTTCGACAGCGTCGGGGGCCCGGCGACCGCCGCCGTACGGCTGCGGAGCCTCGACCCCTTCGACGCCGCGGCGGTCCTGGCCCGCCTGGCGGTCGAGTGCGACGCCGTCACCGCGGCGGAGGCGGCCGGGCGCGTCGCCTCGGACGGCGTCGCCATCCTGCCCGCTGTGTCCGCGCCCCTGCTGGACATCACCGCCGAGCAGCACGCCGCGCAGACCGTACGCCTCTTCGCATCCTGA
- a CDS encoding urease accessory protein UreD, producing MSAPLGGDELALDVTAGTSTRLEVTAAAATIALSGATNEPATYDVRLTVGENASLHWLPQPLISTHGSSLHQTYRVDLHGTSHLLLRKEQLLGRSAEPPGQLSTRLTVLRAGSTILDQQTVYGPRAPAWDGPAVLGCHRATGQLLLVTPDLDPPPAPLLLGDPLRGHCVLSPLADDAALLATAVAPTLAGLRQLLDGPAPMPMAPGGPRTSERTHHRSSGGFLSARSVGVQAGRTVTLVRCSERWSMKGDRKAGRTAVRHGPVTSGPGVNSSSACSGQVGHWFGRKAIRLWSDVPMRRDRWHGCAVPSRAEV from the coding sequence ATGAGCGCACCCCTCGGCGGCGACGAACTGGCGCTCGACGTCACCGCTGGAACGAGCACCCGACTGGAGGTGACAGCGGCCGCCGCCACCATCGCCCTGAGCGGCGCCACAAACGAACCCGCCACCTACGATGTACGGCTGACCGTAGGCGAGAACGCGTCGCTGCACTGGCTGCCACAGCCGCTGATCAGCACCCACGGCAGCAGCCTGCACCAGACCTACCGGGTAGACCTCCACGGGACGTCCCACCTGCTCCTGCGCAAAGAACAGCTCCTCGGACGCTCCGCCGAACCCCCGGGCCAGCTGTCCACCCGACTGACCGTGCTCCGCGCCGGCAGTACGATCCTTGACCAGCAGACCGTCTACGGCCCGCGAGCCCCGGCATGGGACGGACCCGCCGTACTGGGCTGCCACCGAGCGACGGGCCAACTCCTCCTCGTCACCCCCGACCTCGACCCGCCACCGGCACCCCTGCTCCTCGGCGACCCACTACGCGGGCACTGCGTGCTGTCGCCCCTCGCCGACGACGCTGCGCTCCTCGCCACCGCCGTCGCGCCGACCCTCGCCGGACTCCGTCAGCTCCTCGATGGGCCCGCACCCATGCCGATGGCACCAGGCGGCCCGCGTACCAGTGAGCGAACACATCACCGGTCCAGCGGAGGCTTCCTTTCAGCGCGGTCTGTGGGAGTGCAGGCAGGCCGGACCGTGACACTCGTTCGATGCTCCGAGCGATGGTCGATGAAGGGCGACCGTAAGGCGGGCCGGACCGCTGTCCGCCACGGCCCGGTCACGAGTGGGCCGGGAGTCAACTCATCATCAGCCTGCTCCGGCCAGGTTGGGCATTGGTTCGGGCGAAAAGCCATCCGGTTGTGGTCGGACGTACCGATGCGCCGGGATCGATGGCACGGTTGCGCAGTGCCGTCCCGGGCGGAGGTCTGA
- a CDS encoding IS110 family transposase produces the protein MVTTRQRSTSSSTDPPVRREVVLGVDTHGEAHVAAVISPLGKILGTESFPATAAGYRQLLAWARKLGTVRRAGVEGTGTFGAGLSRYLLAQQIQVFEVNRPDRSARRLLGKSDPLDAQAAARAVLSGRARARAKSGDGPVHSARIFKLAKDSAVKARTQAINQLKAVLVIADPALRERLSSLGNRELFRTCARLVPDDGEDGENAVAQATHMTLRMLAERIEQLTGQINELNQRLTRLVEHHAPQLLVPVGIGPDSAVTLLITMGDNPERLNTEASFAALCGVNPIEYSSGRRVARRLNYGGDRQANAALHRIVFTRLRHDPRTQAYYERRTQEGKTRREIIRCLKRYAAREVFNLVRPVSRTPAL, from the coding sequence ATCGTGACGACCCGACAGCGCAGCACCTCATCGAGCACGGATCCGCCCGTTCGGCGCGAGGTCGTCCTGGGCGTGGACACGCACGGCGAGGCGCATGTTGCCGCCGTGATCTCCCCGCTCGGGAAGATTCTGGGAACGGAGTCCTTTCCCGCGACGGCGGCCGGCTACCGACAGCTGCTCGCGTGGGCCCGCAAGCTGGGTACGGTGCGGCGTGCCGGTGTGGAGGGCACCGGCACCTTCGGTGCGGGCCTGTCCCGTTACCTGCTGGCCCAGCAGATACAGGTCTTCGAAGTGAACCGGCCCGACCGCTCGGCCCGCCGGCTACTCGGGAAGTCGGATCCGCTCGACGCTCAGGCCGCCGCGCGAGCCGTGCTCAGCGGTCGTGCCCGGGCCCGGGCCAAGTCCGGCGACGGTCCGGTGCACAGCGCCCGGATCTTCAAGCTCGCCAAGGACTCCGCGGTCAAGGCCCGTACCCAGGCGATCAACCAGCTCAAAGCCGTCCTGGTCATCGCCGATCCCGCACTGCGGGAACGACTGTCCAGCCTGGGCAACCGCGAGCTGTTCCGCACCTGCGCACGCCTCGTGCCAGACGACGGCGAGGACGGGGAGAACGCGGTGGCCCAGGCCACCCACATGACCCTGAGAATGCTCGCGGAGCGTATCGAACAGCTCACCGGGCAGATCAATGAGCTGAACCAACGCCTGACCCGGCTCGTCGAACACCACGCCCCACAGCTACTCGTACCGGTGGGCATCGGCCCGGACAGCGCAGTCACTCTCCTGATCACCATGGGAGACAACCCTGAGCGGCTGAACACCGAGGCGTCCTTTGCAGCCCTTTGCGGAGTAAACCCCATCGAGTACTCCTCCGGGCGGCGAGTCGCGCGACGGCTCAACTACGGCGGCGACCGCCAGGCAAACGCCGCCCTGCACCGCATCGTGTTCACTCGGCTGCGCCACGACCCGCGCACCCAGGCGTACTACGAACGCCGCACCCAGGAGGGCAAGACCCGTCGTGAGATCATCCGATGCCTCAAGCGGTATGCCGCCCGCGAGGTCTTCAACCTGGTCAGACCGGTTTCCCGCACCCCCGCGTTATAG
- a CDS encoding restriction endonuclease, with protein MLNDLFATEGILIRESFTLRSEEGHPVEQIDGALEVDGSAYLVEIKWWGEPVEINAMSRHLVRVYGRSEVRALFISASGFTGPAIEESERALNQRVIVLGELRELVLLLERQGDVAAWLREKVRFAQLERRPLALLGSDF; from the coding sequence GTGCTCAACGACCTGTTCGCAACCGAAGGCATCTTGATCAGGGAATCCTTCACGCTGCGCAGCGAGGAGGGGCATCCCGTTGAACAGATCGACGGCGCCCTCGAAGTCGACGGATCCGCGTACCTCGTAGAGATCAAGTGGTGGGGTGAGCCTGTCGAGATCAACGCGATGAGCCGCCACCTGGTACGGGTGTACGGGCGCTCGGAAGTCCGCGCCCTATTCATTTCTGCATCTGGCTTCACCGGGCCGGCCATCGAAGAGAGCGAACGCGCACTGAACCAGCGAGTGATCGTCCTGGGCGAACTCCGGGAACTCGTTCTCCTGCTCGAACGGCAAGGTGATGTTGCGGCCTGGCTGCGCGAAAAGGTCCGCTTCGCGCAGCTCGAACGTCGTCCTCTCGCCCTGCTGGGCTCCGATTTCTGA
- a CDS encoding toll/interleukin-1 receptor domain-containing protein, with protein sequence MKIRPGDRIPGKINEALGLVDTVMVFWSANSSKSPWVNTEWEAALTRRLRDDSVRVIPVVLDETPLPPLLEPIMWVSMVDGDVDRAARELVGVDSQAELVKTMQRTVEESGLEYRYLNGFGVIVGCPRCGAPSSKLEGWSAVDHVRDDMYAGVRCTECGWDEGGEV encoded by the coding sequence TTGAAAATCCGACCTGGGGATCGGATCCCCGGCAAGATCAACGAGGCGCTGGGGCTCGTAGACACCGTCATGGTCTTCTGGTCCGCCAACTCTTCGAAGTCCCCTTGGGTGAACACAGAGTGGGAGGCCGCCCTCACACGGCGACTGAGGGATGACTCTGTCCGCGTCATCCCGGTTGTCCTCGACGAGACCCCGCTTCCGCCGCTCCTTGAGCCGATCATGTGGGTTTCCATGGTTGACGGTGATGTCGATAGAGCTGCTCGGGAACTCGTAGGTGTGGACTCCCAAGCAGAACTCGTGAAGACGATGCAGCGAACCGTTGAGGAGTCCGGACTGGAGTACAGGTACTTAAATGGGTTCGGCGTCATCGTTGGCTGTCCCCGGTGCGGAGCTCCAAGTTCGAAGTTGGAAGGCTGGAGCGCCGTTGATCACGTCCGAGACGACATGTACGCGGGAGTTCGTTGTACTGAATGTGGGTGGGACGAAGGCGGCGAAGTCTGA
- a CDS encoding helix-turn-helix domain-containing protein — MHQESKEPSGPRYSPIHIRATWDGTGSVEDASRALGFSRAKGYDLIRRGEFPCRVLRIGRTTRVVTASLLRVLESGVPEYNGTHTGRDTS, encoded by the coding sequence ATGCACCAAGAAAGCAAAGAGCCGTCAGGTCCCCGCTACAGTCCTATCCACATTCGGGCTACCTGGGACGGAACAGGGAGCGTGGAAGATGCATCAAGGGCACTGGGATTCTCACGAGCGAAAGGCTACGACCTTATTCGTCGCGGAGAGTTCCCCTGCCGCGTGCTGCGCATCGGCCGTACGACACGTGTCGTCACCGCGTCCCTGCTCCGCGTGCTCGAGAGCGGGGTGCCTGAGTACAACGGTACCCACACCGGCCGCGACACGTCGTAG